The Neisseria subflava genome has a segment encoding these proteins:
- the rpsD gene encoding 30S ribosomal protein S4, with the protein MARYIGPKCKLARREGTDLFLKSARRSLDSKCKMDSAPGQHGAKKPRLSDYGLQLREKQKIRRIYGVLERQFRRYFAEAARRKGSTGELLLQLLESRLDNVVYRMGFGSTRAEARQLVSHKAIVVNGQVVNIPSFQVKAGDVVAVREKAKKQVRIQEALSLATQIGLPSWVSVDADKLEGVFKNMPDRSELSGDINEQLVVEFYSK; encoded by the coding sequence ATGGCACGTTATATTGGCCCTAAATGTAAATTAGCACGTCGCGAAGGTACGGATCTGTTTTTGAAGAGTGCACGTCGCTCTTTGGATTCCAAATGTAAAATGGATTCTGCACCTGGTCAACACGGTGCGAAAAAACCACGTTTGTCAGACTACGGTTTGCAATTGCGTGAAAAACAAAAAATCCGTCGTATTTATGGCGTATTAGAGCGTCAATTCCGTCGTTACTTCGCGGAAGCAGCTCGTCGTAAAGGCTCTACCGGTGAATTGCTGCTGCAATTGCTGGAGTCCCGTTTGGACAATGTCGTTTACCGTATGGGTTTCGGCTCTACTCGCGCCGAAGCACGTCAATTGGTTTCTCACAAAGCTATCGTCGTAAACGGTCAAGTTGTTAATATCCCTTCTTTCCAAGTTAAAGCAGGTGATGTTGTAGCTGTTCGTGAAAAAGCTAAGAAACAAGTACGTATCCAAGAAGCATTGAGCCTGGCTACTCAAATTGGCTTGCCAAGCTGGGTATCTGTTGATGCCGACAAATTGGAAGGCGTATTCAAAAATATGCCGGATCGCTCAGAATTGTCTGGCGATATTAATGAACAGCTGGTGGTAGAGTTCTACTCTAAATAA
- the rpsK gene encoding 30S ribosomal protein S11 has product MAKANTASRVRKKVRKTVSEGIVHVHASFNNTIITITDRQGNALSWATSGGAGFKGSRKSTPFAAQVAAEAAGKVAQEYGVKNLEVRIKGPGPGRESSVRALNALGFKITSITDVTPLPHNGCRPPKKRRI; this is encoded by the coding sequence ATGGCTAAAGCAAACACAGCTTCGCGTGTACGTAAAAAAGTACGTAAAACCGTAAGCGAAGGTATTGTGCACGTTCATGCATCTTTCAACAATACCATCATTACAATCACTGACCGTCAAGGCAATGCATTGTCTTGGGCTACCTCTGGCGGCGCTGGTTTTAAAGGTTCTCGTAAAAGTACACCATTTGCAGCACAAGTTGCAGCAGAAGCAGCTGGTAAAGTTGCCCAAGAGTATGGCGTTAAAAATTTAGAAGTTCGCATTAAAGGCCCTGGCCCTGGTCGCGAATCTTCTGTACGTGCTTTAAACGCTCTTGGTTTCAAGATTACCAGCATTACTGACGTTACCCCGTTGCCTCATAACGGTTGCCGTCCGCCTAAAAAACGTCGTATTTAA
- the rpsM gene encoding 30S ribosomal protein S13: protein MARIAGVNIPNNAHIVIGLQAIYGIGATRAKLICEAANIAPTTKAKDLDEAQLDALREQVAKYEVEGDLRREVTMSIKRLMDMGCYRGFRHRRGLPCRGQRTRTNARTRKGPRKAIAGKK, encoded by the coding sequence ATGGCTCGTATTGCAGGGGTAAATATCCCTAATAATGCCCATATCGTAATTGGCCTTCAGGCTATTTATGGTATTGGTGCGACTCGTGCTAAATTGATTTGTGAGGCAGCAAATATTGCTCCTACTACTAAAGCAAAAGATTTGGACGAGGCTCAATTAGACGCTTTGCGTGAGCAAGTTGCTAAATATGAAGTTGAAGGCGATTTGCGTCGTGAAGTAACGATGAGCATTAAACGACTGATGGATATGGGTTGCTATCGCGGCTTCCGTCATCGTCGTGGCTTGCCTTGTCGTGGTCAACGCACTCGCACAAATGCTCGTACCCGTAAAGGTCCGCGCAAAGCGATTGCCGGTAAGAAATAA
- the rpmJ gene encoding 50S ribosomal protein L36: protein MRVQPSVKKICRNCKIIRRNRVVRVICTDPRHKQRQG, encoded by the coding sequence ATGCGTGTACAACCTTCTGTAAAGAAAATTTGTCGCAATTGCAAGATTATTCGTCGTAATCGTGTAGTTCGCGTAATTTGTACTGACCCACGTCACAAACAACGTCAAGGTTAA
- the infA gene encoding translation initiation factor IF-1: MAKEDTIQMQGEILETLPNATFKVKLENDHVVLGHISGKMRMHYIRISPGDKVTVELTPYDLTRARIVFRAR, translated from the coding sequence ATGGCTAAAGAAGATACCATACAGATGCAGGGTGAAATCCTTGAGACTTTGCCCAATGCAACGTTTAAAGTAAAACTGGAAAATGATCATGTAGTACTTGGTCATATCTCTGGAAAAATGCGAATGCACTATATCCGTATTTCTCCAGGTGATAAGGTAACAGTTGAATTAACTCCTTATGATTTAACCCGTGCTCGGATTGTTTTCCGAGCAAGATAA
- the secY gene encoding preprotein translocase subunit SecY → MANQQSLSGLSKFGDLKKRLVFLLGALVVFRIGAHIPVPGVDAVALAKLYEGAANGIFGMLNMFSGGSLERFSIFAIGIMPYISSSIIVQLASEIVPSLKALKKEGEAGRKIITKYTRYGTVLLAVLQSFGVATFVYQQGVVVTSSLEFHISTVVCLVTGTMFLMWLGEQITERGIGNGISLIITAGIVSGIPSGIVRLLTLTEQGSMSMLMAVSIVIGILLLIYAVVYFESAQRKVPVHYAKRQFGSGMMPGQSIHMPFKLNMAGVIPPIFASSIILFPSTLLGWFGSNSTNSVLHKVAAMLQHGQPLYIGLFATTIIFFCYFYTALVFSPKEMAENLKKSGAFVPGIRPGEQTSRYLEKVVLRLTLFGALYITTICLIPEFLTTALNVPFYLGGTSLLILVVVTMDFRTQINSYVMSSQYEDLMSRPDMKSLSRK, encoded by the coding sequence GTGGCTAATCAACAATCTTTATCAGGATTATCCAAATTTGGTGATCTGAAAAAACGTCTGGTGTTCCTTTTAGGTGCTTTAGTCGTTTTCCGTATTGGTGCTCATATACCGGTACCGGGCGTAGATGCTGTTGCATTAGCTAAGTTATACGAAGGCGCTGCAAACGGCATATTCGGAATGTTAAATATGTTCTCGGGTGGTTCGTTGGAGCGCTTTAGTATATTTGCAATTGGTATCATGCCTTATATTTCATCGTCGATTATTGTTCAGCTTGCTTCTGAAATTGTTCCTTCTTTAAAAGCTTTAAAGAAGGAAGGTGAGGCTGGTAGGAAAATAATTACGAAATATACTAGGTATGGGACGGTATTATTGGCTGTATTGCAAAGCTTTGGTGTTGCAACATTTGTTTATCAACAAGGTGTTGTTGTAACGAGTTCGCTTGAGTTTCATATTTCTACAGTGGTCTGTTTGGTTACAGGTACTATGTTTCTGATGTGGTTAGGGGAGCAAATTACCGAGCGTGGTATTGGTAATGGTATTTCTTTAATTATTACAGCAGGCATTGTATCGGGTATCCCATCCGGTATTGTTCGGTTATTAACTTTGACTGAACAAGGCTCTATGAGTATGTTGATGGCGGTATCAATTGTGATTGGTATTTTGCTGTTGATCTATGCTGTAGTTTATTTTGAGAGTGCTCAGCGTAAAGTTCCTGTGCATTATGCTAAAAGACAGTTTGGCTCTGGAATGATGCCGGGACAAAGCATTCATATGCCGTTCAAGCTAAATATGGCAGGTGTTATTCCTCCTATTTTTGCTTCCAGTATTATTTTATTTCCATCTACACTTTTAGGTTGGTTTGGTTCAAATAGTACGAATTCTGTTCTTCATAAGGTTGCTGCAATGCTGCAACACGGACAGCCTTTGTATATTGGATTATTTGCAACAACTATTATCTTCTTCTGCTATTTCTATACTGCTTTAGTATTTAGCCCTAAAGAAATGGCTGAGAATTTGAAGAAAAGTGGTGCATTTGTACCTGGGATCCGCCCAGGTGAGCAAACTTCTAGATATTTGGAAAAAGTTGTACTGAGACTAACATTATTTGGTGCTTTGTATATCACTACAATCTGTCTGATACCTGAATTTTTAACGACAGCATTGAATGTACCTTTCTATTTAGGCGGAACATCTTTGCTTATCTTGGTTGTCGTTACAATGGATTTTAGGACGCAAATCAATTCCTACGTAATGAGCAGTCAGTATGAAGATTTGATGAGTCGTCCAGATATGAAATCTTTATCACGTAAGTAG
- the rplO gene encoding 50S ribosomal protein L15 has translation MFLNTIQPAEGATHASRRVGRGIGSGLGKTGGRGHKGQKSRSGGFHKVGFEGGQMPLQRRLPKRGFKSLTAAANAEVRLSELNLIAVNEIDVLVLKQAGLIPATASNVKVIASGEISKAVTLKGVKATKGAKAAIEAAGGKVEE, from the coding sequence ATGTTTTTGAATACTATTCAACCTGCTGAGGGTGCTACTCACGCTAGTCGTCGTGTAGGCCGTGGTATTGGTAGCGGCTTGGGTAAGACAGGTGGTCGTGGTCATAAAGGTCAAAAAAGTCGTTCTGGTGGCTTCCACAAGGTAGGTTTTGAAGGCGGTCAAATGCCTTTGCAACGTCGTCTGCCGAAACGTGGTTTCAAATCTTTGACTGCAGCCGCTAATGCTGAAGTTCGTTTGAGTGAATTGAATCTGATTGCTGTGAACGAGATTGATGTCTTGGTTCTTAAACAAGCTGGTCTGATTCCTGCAACTGCTTCTAATGTAAAAGTTATTGCTTCTGGTGAAATCTCAAAAGCAGTTACCTTGAAAGGTGTAAAAGCTACTAAAGGTGCTAAAGCTGCTATTGAAGCTGCCGGTGGTAAAGTAGAAGAATAA
- the rpmD gene encoding 50S ribosomal protein L30, whose translation MTEQKKIKVTLVKSLIGTIESHRACARGLGLRRREHTVEVLDTPENRGMINKISYLLKVES comes from the coding sequence ATGACTGAGCAAAAAAAGATTAAAGTTACATTGGTTAAGAGCCTGATCGGTACAATTGAATCTCATCGTGCATGTGCTCGCGGTTTAGGTTTGCGCCGTCGTGAACATACTGTAGAGGTTTTGGATACCCCTGAAAACCGTGGCATGATCAATAAAATCAGCTACTTGTTGAAAGTGGAGTCTTAA
- the rpsE gene encoding 30S ribosomal protein S5 translates to MAKHEIEERGDGLIEKMVAVNRVTKVVKGGRIMAFSALTVVGDGDGRIGMGKGKSKEVPVAVQKAMDQARRSMIKVPLKNGTIHHEVIGRHGATKVFMQPAKEGSGVKAGGPMRLVFDAMGIHNISAKVHGSTNPYNIVRATLDGLSKLYTPADIAAKRGLTVEDILGANHD, encoded by the coding sequence ATGGCAAAACATGAAATTGAAGAACGCGGTGACGGCCTGATTGAAAAGATGGTCGCAGTTAATCGCGTGACTAAAGTAGTTAAAGGTGGCCGTATCATGGCTTTCTCTGCACTGACTGTTGTTGGTGATGGTGATGGTCGCATCGGTATGGGCAAAGGTAAATCAAAAGAAGTACCAGTTGCTGTTCAAAAAGCAATGGATCAAGCTCGACGCTCTATGATTAAAGTACCTTTGAAAAACGGTACTATTCATCATGAAGTTATTGGTCGTCATGGTGCTACTAAGGTATTTATGCAACCTGCTAAAGAAGGTAGCGGTGTGAAAGCTGGTGGTCCAATGCGTTTAGTATTTGATGCTATGGGTATTCATAACATTTCAGCTAAAGTACATGGTTCTACTAATCCTTACAATATTGTACGCGCTACATTAGACGGTTTGTCTAAATTGTATACCCCTGCTGATATTGCTGCTAAACGTGGCTTGACAGTAGAAGATATTTTGGGAGCTAACCATGACTGA
- the rplR gene encoding 50S ribosomal protein L18 produces MDKHTTRLRRARKTRARIADLKMVRLCVFRSNNHIYAQVISAEGDKVLAQASTLEAEVRSSLKSGSNVEAAAVVGKRIAEKAKAVGVEKVAFDRSGFQYHGRVKALAEAARENGLSF; encoded by the coding sequence ATGGATAAACATACAACCCGACTCCGTCGTGCACGCAAAACCCGTGCGCGTATTGCGGACTTGAAAATGGTAAGATTATGTGTGTTCCGCAGCAATAATCATATTTATGCTCAAGTAATTAGTGCTGAAGGTGATAAAGTATTGGCTCAAGCCTCTACATTGGAAGCTGAAGTACGTAGTAGCCTGAAATCAGGTAGCAACGTTGAAGCAGCAGCTGTAGTTGGTAAGCGTATTGCTGAAAAAGCTAAAGCAGTGGGTGTTGAAAAAGTTGCTTTTGACCGTTCAGGTTTCCAATATCACGGTCGTGTGAAAGCTTTGGCTGAAGCTGCACGTGAAAATGGTTTAAGCTTCTAA